Proteins from a single region of Scleropages formosus chromosome 22, fSclFor1.1, whole genome shotgun sequence:
- the LOC108928360 gene encoding inhibin beta B chain, whose protein sequence is MLSTADTQTVAGPPTGSAPSRLLTALLLMAALAAEGMSAATTAGGSGGSGGSGGCASCGLPAMEKGSEEKLLVEIAKQQILTKLHLKERPNITHAVPRAALLAALRRLHAARTRQDGTPERDGSLARARDQQGYEIVSFADLDDIDSSGTQPRLAFQFLQERGHSVQVLQSSLWLYVHSADPPLKDSRTSAQIYLLGQGGANRTLVFQKTLEVQKDSWHTFPITHTLQAFLDGGQRRLQLEVNCKAGEQDLCAQGGSANTSHQPFLVAQVRLREDESRHTLRKRSLLCGDDVTICCKKEFYIKFKDIQWQDWIIAPDGYHMNYCMGQCPHHLAGSPGIASSFHATVFSQLKANGINTAVSSCCVPTQRRPLSMVYFNSQHSIVKADVPDMVVESCGCT, encoded by the exons atgttgtcCACCGCCGACACGCAGACGGTCGCGGGTCCCCCGACGGGCAGCGCGCCCTCCCGGCTCCTGACGGCCCTGCTGCTGATGGCTGCGCTCGCCGCGGAGGGGATGAGCGCCGCCACCACCGCTGGCGGCTCCGGCGGCTCCGGCGGCTCCGGCGGCTGCGCGTCCTGCGGCTTGCCGGCCATGGAGAAGGGCTCCGAGGAGAAGCTGCTCGTCGAGATCGCCAAGCAGCAGATCCTGACCAAACTGCACCTGAAGGAGCGTCCCAACATCACGCACGCGGTGCCTCGCGCGGCGCTGCTCGCGGCGCTCCGCAGGCTGCACGCGGCACGCACGAGGCAGGACGGCACGCCGGAGCGGGACGGCAGCCTGGCGAGAGCCAGAGATCAGCAGGGCTACGAGATCGTGAGCTTCGCGGATCTGG ATGACATAGACTCCAGCGGTACCCAGCCCAGGCTGGCCTTCCAGTTTCTGCAGGAGCGTGGTCACAGTGTGCAGGTACTGCAGTCCTCACTGTGGCTCTACGTGCATTCTGCAGACCCCCCGCTCAAAGACTCTCGCACCTCCGCTCAGATCTACCTCTTGGGGCAGGGGGGTGCAAATCGAACTCTGGTGTTCCAGAAGACACTGGAGGTCCAGAAGGACAGTTGGCACACCTTCCCTATCACCCACACCCTGCAGGCCTTCCTTGACGGAGGCCAGCGGagactgcagctggaggtgaactgCAAGGCAGGTGAGCAGGACCTCTGTGCGCAGGGCGGGTCTGCCAACACGTCCCACCAACCGTTCCTGGTGGCGCAGGTGCGCCTGCGCGAGGACGAGTCCAGGCACACCCTGAGGAAGCGCTCTCTGCTCTGCGGCGATGACGTGACCATCTGCTGCAAAAAGGAATTTTACATCAAGTTCAAGGACATCCAGTGGCAGGACTGGATCATTGCACCAGACGGCTACCACATGAACTACTGCATGGGCCAGTGCCCCCACCACCTGGCCGGCTCCCCGGGTATAGCGTCCTCCTTCCACGCCACGGTTTTCAGCCAGCTCAAGGCCAACGGCATCAACACAGCCGTGTCTTCCTGCTGCGTCCCCACCCAGCGCCGGCCGCTCTCCATGGTCTACTTCAACTCGCAGCACAGCATCGTCAAGGCCGACGTGCCCGACATGGTCGTGGAGTCGTGCGGGTGCACGTAG